In a single window of the Carassius gibelio isolate Cgi1373 ecotype wild population from Czech Republic chromosome A12, carGib1.2-hapl.c, whole genome shotgun sequence genome:
- the LOC128025234 gene encoding major facilitator superfamily domain-containing protein 8 isoform X2, giving the protein MQLTDWKETTPMFMKRNENADRSRWRSIRVMYFTMFLSSVGFTIVITSIWPYLKNIDESADASFLGWVVAAYSLGQMVASPLFGLWSNHRPRREPLVCSIFINVSANIYYAYVYLPSSYNKIHMLLARIFVGIGAGNVAVVRSYVAGATSLKERTSAMANLSACQALGFILGPALQAILSFIGETGVSVNVIQLRVNMYTAPALLAACFGVINILLVILVLREHFVDDHGKLIRAINYTPEERVDVAPEVEGDIDQIAVFTSNVLFFVILFIFAVFETISTPLSMDMFAWTRKEAVFYNGIILAAIGFESILVFLVVKVVSARVGDRPLLLGGLILIFAGFFILLPWGNQYPKIQWADIENNTMPTTTPPSNMSLEPTGCPSEQTWCFFTPVIHLAQYITSDILIGVGYPTCNVMSYTLYSKILGPKPQGVYMGWLTASGSGARTLGPVFVSYVYTILGPRWAFSVICGIVLAAVVHLSAMYNRLIAFSVRHGRIND; this is encoded by the exons ATGCAGCTCACGGACTGGAAGGAAACAACACCAATGTTCATGAAAAG AAATGAGAATGCAGACAGAAGCCGCTGGAGGTCCATCAGGGTCATGTATTTCACAATGTTCCTTAGCAGTGTTG GTTTTACGATTGTCATCACCTCCATATGGCCATATCTGAAGAAT ATTGATGAAAGTGCAGATGCCAGTTTCTTGGGATGGGTGGTTGCTGCATATAGTTTGGGTCAGATGGTGGCCTCACCCCTCTTTGGATTGTGGTCCAATCACAGGCCTCGGCGAGAGCCTCTAGTCTGCTCTATATTCATCAATGTCTCAGCTAACATTTACTACGCCTATGTCTACCTACCTTCCTCATACAACAAAATTCACATGCTTTTGGCTCGGATATTTGTGGGCATTGGAGCAG GTAATGTAGCAGTTGTGAGGTCTTATGTGGCTGGTGCCACTTCCCTGAAGGAGAGAACCAGTGCGATGGCTAATCTGAGCGCTTGTCAAGCTCTCGGCTTTATACTTGGCCCAG CTCTGCAGGCCATTTTGTCATTCATTGGAGAAACTGGCGTCAGTGTAAATGTCATCCAGCTTCGGGTTAATATGTACACCGCTCCAGCTCTGTTGGCAGCCTGCTTCGGGGTCATTAACATTCTTCTGGTGATATTAGTCTTGAG GGAGCACTTTGTGGATGACCATGGAAAGCTTATCCGTGCAATTAACTACACCCCAGaag AGCGAGTGGATGTGGCTCCTGAGGTAGAAGGAGATATCGACCAGATCGCAGTGTTCACATCTAATGTCCTTTTCTTTGTTATTCTCTTCATTTTCGCTGTGTTTGAAAC TATATCTACTCCTTTATCAATGGACATGTTTGCGTGGACGAGAAAAGAAGCCGTTTTTTACAACGGTATCATATTGGCTGCCATTGGCTTTGAGTCCATCCTGGTCTTCCTGGTGGTAAAAGTGGTCTCAGCacg GGTAGGAGATCGGCCACTGCTGCTTGGAGGCTTGATTCTCATATTTGCAGGTTTCTTTATCTTGTTGCCATGGGGAAATCAATATCCTAAAATACAGTGGGCAG ACATTGAGAATAACACTATGCCAACAACCACCCCACCCTCAAACATGTCTCTGGAGCCCACTGGATGCCCGTCTGAACAGACCTGGTGCTTTTTTACCCCTGTAATTCATCTTGCACAGTACATTACCTCTGACATCCTAATTGGAGTGGGTTATCCAACATGCAACGTAATGTCCTACACTTTATACTCCAAGATACTGGGCCCCAAACCACAG GGGGTTTACATGGGCTGGCTGACAGCATCAGGAAGTGGTGCGCGGACCCTCGGGCCTGTGTTCGTCTCTTACGTCTACACCATCCTGGGACCCCGATGGGCTTTCAGTGTTATATGTGGCATAGTACTAGCTGCAGTCGTTCACCTCAGTGCTATGTACAATCGACTCATTGCCTTCTCTGTACGCCATGGAAGGATTAATGACTAG
- the LOC128025234 gene encoding major facilitator superfamily domain-containing protein 8 isoform X1 yields the protein MSLLESDENTPLFRGDITRNENADRSRWRSIRVMYFTMFLSSVGFTIVITSIWPYLKNIDESADASFLGWVVAAYSLGQMVASPLFGLWSNHRPRREPLVCSIFINVSANIYYAYVYLPSSYNKIHMLLARIFVGIGAGNVAVVRSYVAGATSLKERTSAMANLSACQALGFILGPALQAILSFIGETGVSVNVIQLRVNMYTAPALLAACFGVINILLVILVLREHFVDDHGKLIRAINYTPEERVDVAPEVEGDIDQIAVFTSNVLFFVILFIFAVFETISTPLSMDMFAWTRKEAVFYNGIILAAIGFESILVFLVVKVVSARVGDRPLLLGGLILIFAGFFILLPWGNQYPKIQWADIENNTMPTTTPPSNMSLEPTGCPSEQTWCFFTPVIHLAQYITSDILIGVGYPTCNVMSYTLYSKILGPKPQGVYMGWLTASGSGARTLGPVFVSYVYTILGPRWAFSVICGIVLAAVVHLSAMYNRLIAFSVRHGRIND from the exons ATGTCTCTTTTGGAGTCTGATGAAAACACTCCGCTTTTCAGAGGCGATATTACAAG AAATGAGAATGCAGACAGAAGCCGCTGGAGGTCCATCAGGGTCATGTATTTCACAATGTTCCTTAGCAGTGTTG GTTTTACGATTGTCATCACCTCCATATGGCCATATCTGAAGAAT ATTGATGAAAGTGCAGATGCCAGTTTCTTGGGATGGGTGGTTGCTGCATATAGTTTGGGTCAGATGGTGGCCTCACCCCTCTTTGGATTGTGGTCCAATCACAGGCCTCGGCGAGAGCCTCTAGTCTGCTCTATATTCATCAATGTCTCAGCTAACATTTACTACGCCTATGTCTACCTACCTTCCTCATACAACAAAATTCACATGCTTTTGGCTCGGATATTTGTGGGCATTGGAGCAG GTAATGTAGCAGTTGTGAGGTCTTATGTGGCTGGTGCCACTTCCCTGAAGGAGAGAACCAGTGCGATGGCTAATCTGAGCGCTTGTCAAGCTCTCGGCTTTATACTTGGCCCAG CTCTGCAGGCCATTTTGTCATTCATTGGAGAAACTGGCGTCAGTGTAAATGTCATCCAGCTTCGGGTTAATATGTACACCGCTCCAGCTCTGTTGGCAGCCTGCTTCGGGGTCATTAACATTCTTCTGGTGATATTAGTCTTGAG GGAGCACTTTGTGGATGACCATGGAAAGCTTATCCGTGCAATTAACTACACCCCAGaag AGCGAGTGGATGTGGCTCCTGAGGTAGAAGGAGATATCGACCAGATCGCAGTGTTCACATCTAATGTCCTTTTCTTTGTTATTCTCTTCATTTTCGCTGTGTTTGAAAC TATATCTACTCCTTTATCAATGGACATGTTTGCGTGGACGAGAAAAGAAGCCGTTTTTTACAACGGTATCATATTGGCTGCCATTGGCTTTGAGTCCATCCTGGTCTTCCTGGTGGTAAAAGTGGTCTCAGCacg GGTAGGAGATCGGCCACTGCTGCTTGGAGGCTTGATTCTCATATTTGCAGGTTTCTTTATCTTGTTGCCATGGGGAAATCAATATCCTAAAATACAGTGGGCAG ACATTGAGAATAACACTATGCCAACAACCACCCCACCCTCAAACATGTCTCTGGAGCCCACTGGATGCCCGTCTGAACAGACCTGGTGCTTTTTTACCCCTGTAATTCATCTTGCACAGTACATTACCTCTGACATCCTAATTGGAGTGGGTTATCCAACATGCAACGTAATGTCCTACACTTTATACTCCAAGATACTGGGCCCCAAACCACAG GGGGTTTACATGGGCTGGCTGACAGCATCAGGAAGTGGTGCGCGGACCCTCGGGCCTGTGTTCGTCTCTTACGTCTACACCATCCTGGGACCCCGATGGGCTTTCAGTGTTATATGTGGCATAGTACTAGCTGCAGTCGTTCACCTCAGTGCTATGTACAATCGACTCATTGCCTTCTCTGTACGCCATGGAAGGATTAATGACTAG